The Anabas testudineus chromosome 11, fAnaTes1.2, whole genome shotgun sequence genome has a segment encoding these proteins:
- the sf3b4 gene encoding splicing factor 3B subunit 4, translating into MAAGPISERNQDATVYVGGLDEKVSEPLLWELFLQAGPVVNTHMPKDRVTGQHQGYGFVEFLSEEDADYAIKIMNMIKLYGKPIRVNKASAHNKNLDVGANIFIGNLDPEIDEKLLYDTFSAFGVILQTPKIMRDPDTGNSKGYAFINFASFDASDAAIEAMNGQYLCNRPITVSYAFKKDSKGERHGSAAERLLAAQNPLSQADRPHQLFADAPPPPSAPTPVLTAMGTAMPIPGMPPPGAFPPVPPPGSMPPVMPPSMPMPPNAGTPGPQAGAGGHPPAPPPFPPANMHPGMPQMPMPPPAPPGMVPPPPAPPGSNQPRAPPPPGMPPPPPMGMPPRAPYGPPMGPPVPPGMRGPPPPMPPPGYGAGPPRPPPLGFQRGPPMPPRLPGAPPRVPMRAPIPP; encoded by the exons ATGGCGGCGGGACCAATTTCAGAAAGAAACCAAG ATGCCACTGTGTATGTTGGTGGCTTAGATGAGAAAGTGTCGGAGCCATTACTATGGGAACTTTTCCTGCAGGCTGGTCCTGTGGTCAACACACATATGCCCAAAGACAGAGTCACTGGGCAACATCAAG GATATGGCTTTGTGGAGTTCCTTAGTGAAGAAGATGCTGACTATGCCATCAAAATCATGAATATGATAAAGCTCTATGGCAAACCAATTCGAGTCAATAAGGCCTCAGCACACAACAAAAACCTGGATGTGGGTGCAAACATTTTCATTGGTAACCTGGACCCAGAGATTGATGAGAAACTTCTCTATGACACATTTAGTGCGTTTGGCGTGATCCTCCAGACGCCAAAGATTATGCGAGACCCGGACACCGGAAACTCCAAGGGTTACGCTTTCATCAATTTTGCCAGCTTTGATGCATCAGATGCTGCGATTGAGGCCATGAATGGCCAGTATCTCTGCAACAGGCCCATCACGGTGTCGTATGCCTTCAAGAAGGATTCTAAAGGAGAACGACACGGGTCGGCTGCAGAGCGACTCCTGGCTGCACAGAACCCTCTCTCCCAGGCAGACAGGCCTCACCAGCTGTTTGCAGACGCTCCGCCACCACCATCTGCTCCAACACCAGTCCTGACAGCAATGGGAACTGCAATGCCCATTCCAG GCATGCCACCTCCTGGTGCTTTCCCTCCCGTTCCTCCTCCAGGGTCAATGCCTCCAGTTATGCCCCCTTCAATGCCTATGCCTCCAAATGCAGGAACTCCAGGCCCACAGGCTGGTGCTGGTGGCCATCCGCCTGCACCTCCACCCTTCCCTCCAGCCAACATGCATCCAG GTATGCCTCAGATGCCTATGccccctcctgctcctcctggaATGgtgcctccacctcctgctccacCGGGATCAAATCAACCACGGGCACCCCCACCCCCTGGCATGCCTCCACCGCCACCTATGGGCATGCCACCAAGAGCACCGTATGGACCTCCCATGG gtCCTCCTGTGCCACCAGGTATGAGAGGACCTCCTCCTCCCATGCCTCCCCCTGGCTACGGTGCCGGACCTCCTCGTCCACCTCCTCTGGGCTTCCAGAGAGGGCCTCCAATGCCACCAAGGCTCCCAGGTGCCCCACCACGTGTTCCTATGAGAGCGCCAATCCCACCGTAA